The proteins below come from a single Corylus avellana chromosome ca3, CavTom2PMs-1.0 genomic window:
- the LOC132176683 gene encoding geraniol 8-hydroxylase-like yields MDFLSFVIGLCLIWILIKTFHMIPTGKANHRKLPPGPKPFPVIGNLLELGDKPHISLSKLAKSHGSIMSLKLGKLTTIVISSADMAKQVLQTHDRNLSNRTVTDALRAHQHGDFGLPCIPISSQWRNLRKICNGQLFSNTALDANQDLRRKKVQELLAETHQSSLTGEAVDIGEAAFKTSLNLVSNTILSVDLADPNSDTARKFKEVVSNIMKELGKPNLADFFPVLQKIDPQGIRQRSTVNSGKMIDLFAHMIDERLQLRKVSGFITNNDMLDTLLNITEENNERMDKTSMEHLILDLFVAGTGTTSAALEWVMSEVLRNPEAMAQAKLELEQVIGKGNQVEESDISRLPYLQAIVKETFRLHPVGPLLLPRKAKADVEINGYIIPEGAQVLVNAWAIGRDPSLWENANSFMPKRFLGSEIDVKGQHFELIPFGGGRRICPGLPLAMRMLYLMSGSLIHTFDWKLEDGVKLEDMNMDDKFGLTLERAHPLRAVPIPI; encoded by the exons ATGGATTTCTTGAGCTTTGTAATTGGCCTTTGCCTCATCTGGATTTTAATCAAAACCTTCCATATGATTCCTACAGGCAAAGCAAATCACAGAAAGCTTCCACCCGGTCCAAAACCATTTCCTGTGATAGGAAACCTCTTAGAGCTCGGTGATAAACCCCATATTTCCTTATCCAAACTTGCCAAGTCTCATGGCTCAATCATGAGCCTAAAACTAGGCAAACTAACAACAATTGTAATCTCTTCAGCAGACATGGCCAAACAAGTCCTCCAAACACACGACCGAAACTTGTCGAATCGAACCGTCACGGATGCGCTCCGAGCCCACCAACACGGCGACTTCGGCTTGCCATGTATACCCATTTCAAGCCAGTGGAGAAACCTTCGCAAAATATGCAACGGCCAACTATTCTCCAACACAGCACTTGACGCCAACCAAGATCTCCGGCGCAAGAAAGTGCAAGAGCTCCTCGCTGAAACTCATCAAAGCAGCCTAACCGGTGAGGCAGTAGATATTGGCGAAGCGGCTTTCAAGACTTCGCTTAATCTGGTATCAAACACCATTCTTTCGGTGGATTTGGCCGACCCGAATTCTGACACGGCAAGAAAGTTCAAAGAGGTCGTGTCGAATATCATGAAAGAATTAGGGAAACCCAACTTGGCAGATTTTTTTCCTGTGCTTCAGAAGATTGACCCCCAAGGGATAAGGCAGCGCTCGACAGTTAACTCTGGAAAGATGATAGACCTCTTTGCCCACATGATTGACGAACGGTTGCAGTTGAGAAAAGTGTCTGGTTTTATAACGAATAATGATATGTTAGATACCCTTCTCAACATCACTGAAGAAAACAATGAGCGGATGGACAAGACCTCAATGGAGCATTTGATCTTG GATTTATTTGTTGCGGGAACTGGTACAACTTCAGCAGCATTGGAATGGGTGATGTCAGAGGTACTCCGCAACCCAGAGGCAATGGCACAAGCCAAATTAGAGCTGGAGCAAGTAATTGGCAAAGGCAACCAAGTCGAGGAATCAGATATTTCTCGGTTACCTTACTTGCAAGCAATAGTCAAAGAAACATTTCGGCTGCACCCCGTAGGTCCTTTGTTATTGCCTAGGAAAGCTAAAGCAGATGTAGAAATCAACGGTTATATTATTCCAGAGGGTGCACAAGTGCTAGTGAATGCATGGGCTATAGGCCGAGACCCGAGCTTATGGGAGAATGCAAATTCATTTATGCCGAAGAGGTTCTTGGGGTCAGAAATTGATGTCAAAGGCCAGCACTTTGAGCTTATACCCTTCGGTGGTGGAAGGAGAATATGTCCAGGTTTGCCGCTGGCAATGCGAATGTTGTACTTGATGTCGGGTTCTCTTATCCACACATTTGATTGGAAGCTTGAAGATGGTGTTAAACTTGAGGATATGAACATGGATGATAAGTTTGGCTTAACTTTAGAGCGTGCTCATCCTCTGAGAGCTGTCCCTATTCCAATTTAA
- the LOC132176329 gene encoding geraniol 8-hydroxylase-like → MDLLSCVIGLCLTWIFLKTFHIIPRSKENHKKLPPGPKPFPVIGNLLELGDKPHKSLTMLAKAHGPIMTLKLGRVTTIVISSANMAKEILQTHDQILSNRTVPDAVRAHKHDEFGLPWISVSGQWRNLRKICNGQLFSNAALDANQDIRRKKVQELLAETRQSSLTGEAIDIGRAAFKTTLNMLSNTILSTDLADPNSDTARKFKEIVWNIMKEIGKPNLADYFPVLKKIDPQGIRQRMTVNVGKMIDIFADMISERLQIRKVSGSIPNRDMLDTLLNMSEENSEKMDKTTMEHFFLDLFAAGTDTTSATLEWAMAELLHNPEALSKAKIELEEVIGKGNSVEESDLARLPYLHAIVKETFRMHPATPLLLPRKAEADVEINDYIIPKGAQVLVNAWAIGRDPNLWENANSFMPDRFLGSEIDVKGRNFEIIPFGSGRRICPGLALAIRMLQLMLGSLIHTFDWKLEDGVTAENMNMEEKFGITLQIAHPLRAVPIPV, encoded by the exons atggattTGTTGAGTTGTGTAATTGGTCTTTGCCTCACTTGGATCTTTCTGAAAACCTTCCATATAATTCCTAGAAGCaaagaaaatcacaaaaagcTTCCACCTGGTCCAAAACCTTTTCCAGTAATAGGAAACCTCTTAGAACTCGGTGATAAACCCCACAAGTCCCTAACCATGCTTGCCAAGGCTCATGGCCCCATAATGACCCTAAAACTAGGCCGAGTAACCACAATTGTCATCTCTTCAGCAAACATGGCCAAAGAAATTCTTCAAACACATGACCAAATCTTGTCGAACCGAACCGTCCCGGATGCAGTCCGAGCCCACAAACACGACGAGTTCGGCTTGCCATGGATCTCCGTATCGGGCCAATGGAGGAACCTTCGCAAAATATGCAACGGCCAACTATTCTCCAACGCGGCACTTGACGCCAACCAAGATATCCGGCGCAAGAAAGTGCAAGAGCTCCTCGCCGAAACTCGTCAAAGCAGCCTAACCGGTGAGGCAATAGATATTGGCAGAGCGGCTTTCAAGACTACGCTTAATATGTTATCAAACACAATTCTTTCGACGGACTTGGCCGACCCGAATTCTGACACGGCTAGAAAGTTCAAGGAGATCGTATGGAATATCATGAAAGAGATAGGAAAACCCAACTTGGCAGATTATTTTCCTGTGCTTAAGAAGATCGATCCCCAAGGAATAAGGCAGCGCATGACAGTAAACGTTGGAAAAATGATAGACATCTTTGCCGACATGATTAGCGAACGGTTGCAGATAAGAAAAGTGTCTGGTTCTATCCCGAACAGGGATATGTTAGATACCCTTCTCAACATGAGTGAAGAAAACAGTGAAAAGATGGACAAGACGACGATGGAACATTTCTTCTTG GATCTATTTGCCGCCGGCACTGATACAACTTCAGCCACACTGGAATGGGCAATGGCAGAGCTACTCCACAACCCAGAGGCTTtgtcaaaagcaaaaatagagttgGAAGAAGTAATTGGCAAAGGAAACTCAGTCGAGGAGTCGGATCTTGCTCGTTTACCTTACTTACATGCAATAGTCAAAGAAACATTTCGGATGCACCCGGCAACTCCTTTGTTACTTCCTAGGAAAGCTGAAGCAGATGTAGAAATCAATGACTATATTATTCCAAAGGGTGCACAAGTTCTAGTGAATGCATGGGCTATAGGCCGAGACCCGAACTTATGGGAGAACGCAAATTCATTTATGCCGGATAGGTTCTTGGGGTCAGAAATTGATGTTAAAGGTCGTAACTTTGAGATTATACCTTTTGGTAGTGGAAGGAGAATCTGTCCTGGTTTGGCATTGGCAATACGAATGTTGCAACTGATGTTGGGTTCTCTTATCCATACATTTGATTGGAAGCTTGAAGATGGGGTTACAGCTGAAAATATGAACATGGAAGAAAAGTTTGGCATAACTTTACAGATTGCTCATCCTTTGAGAGCCGTCCCTATTCCGGTTTAA